Below is a window of Paraburkholderia kururiensis DNA.
CCGGATTCACGTGCTGTTGCAGCGAGATGGCTGCCTGGCCAACCACAAGCGCATCTGGCGCCTGTACAGCAAGGCGGGACTGAGTGTGCCTAAGCGGCGACGCAAGCGTATTGCGGCTGTCGAGCGCACGCCGCTTCCGGTACCAGCAGGCCCGAATCAGAGCTGGTCGATGGACTTCGTTTCTGACGGGCTGGCCTATGGTCGGCGGTTTCGATGCCTGAACGTGGTCGACGACTACACGCGGGAGTGCCTGGCCATCGAGGTCGATACTTCATTGCCGGGCCTACGCGTGCAGCAAGTGCTCGAGCGGCTCAGGGAGATGCGAGGCTTACCCGCATCCATCACGGTCGACAACGGGCCGGAGTTCGCTGGTAAGGTGCTGGATACATGGGCCTACGAAGCCGGTGTCACGCTGTCGTTCATCCGGCCTGGCAAGCCGGTGGAGAATGCCTATATCGAGAGCTTCAACGGGCAGTTCCGCGATGAATGCCTGAACGAGCACTGGTTCGTCTCAATGCGCCACGCCAAGCGGCTGATTGAGGAATGGCGTATCGAGTACAACACCGAGCGGCCTCATAGTTCACTCGACTATCTGACGCCCGTGCAGTTCGCTCAGGCGCACGATGCAAAACAGCAGTTTTTAACCTCGGACTCTAACTGCAGTTCGGACTAAAACCGGGGGCAGGTCAGATGGCGCGGAGATAGACCTCTATAGCGATTCCCCTGCTAGCGGCATATGAATCGCACTGGCGAGTTGCCCCGCGGCGACAGGACGGGAGATGTG
It encodes the following:
- a CDS encoding IS3 family transposase (programmed frameshift) gives rise to the protein MKKRFTEEQIIGILKEAEAGLKPAELCRKHGISEATYYNWKAKFGGMTVSEAQRLKELEQENNKLKRLLAESMLDNAALKGPAGPKVASPQARREAVRILMTERAMGVTRACGLVGISRSLFHYESRRRIEDEALTGRMMAIAAQKRRYGYRRIHVLLQRDGCLANHKRIWRLYSKAGLSVPKRRRKRIAAVERTPLPVPAGPNQSWSMDFVSDGLAYGRRFRCLNVVDDYTRECLAIEVDTSLPGLRVQQVLERLREMRGLPASITVDNGPEFAGKVLDTWAYEAGVTLSFIRPGKPVENAYIESFNGQFRDECLNEHWFVSMRHAKRLIEEWRIEYNTERPHSSLDYLTPVQFAQAHDAKQQFLTSDSNCSSD